One part of the Aurantibacillus circumpalustris genome encodes these proteins:
- a CDS encoding glycogen/starch synthase, protein MKKARVLFVSQDITPYLDETYVGKIARRLPQGIQERGKEIRTFMPKYGSINERRHQLHEVIRLSGMNMVINDVDHPLIIKVASIPTARMQVYFIDNEEYFGRKAVLTDKTSGKYFDDNDERSMFFVRGVAETVKKLGWQPDIIHCHGWFASLMPLYIKKYYQEDPLFADTKIVVSLYEDEFPKNLNKKFIDKLNFDGFNKKDLKHLSEEPSYLNMIKQSIEFADGLIQGSENMNPEIEKFIKKSGKPFLTFKNELEYMDAFNEFYDEMLEEANVLS, encoded by the coding sequence ATGAAGAAAGCCAGAGTCCTTTTTGTTTCTCAAGACATCACACCGTATTTAGATGAAACATATGTTGGCAAAATTGCCAGAAGACTTCCACAAGGAATTCAAGAACGCGGAAAAGAAATTCGCACTTTTATGCCCAAATATGGAAGCATTAATGAACGTCGTCACCAATTACATGAAGTTATTCGCCTTTCGGGGATGAATATGGTCATTAATGACGTCGACCATCCATTAATTATTAAAGTGGCCAGCATCCCTACAGCGCGTATGCAAGTGTATTTTATCGACAACGAAGAATATTTCGGTCGTAAAGCTGTTTTAACTGACAAAACAAGCGGAAAATATTTTGACGACAATGATGAGCGTAGTATGTTTTTTGTGCGTGGAGTGGCTGAAACGGTTAAAAAACTTGGATGGCAACCAGATATTATTCATTGTCATGGTTGGTTTGCTTCTTTAATGCCATTATACATTAAGAAGTATTATCAAGAAGATCCACTTTTTGCAGACACTAAAATAGTTGTTTCACTATACGAGGATGAGTTCCCTAAAAATCTTAATAAAAAATTCATTGATAAATTAAATTTCGATGGTTTTAATAAAAAAGATCTTAAACACCTGAGTGAAGAGCCTAGTTACCTTAATATGATTAAACAATCGATTGAATTTGCTGATGGTCTTATTCAAGGATCTGAAAACATGAATCCTGAGATTGAAAAATTTATTAAAAAATCAGGTAAACCATTTTTAACTTTTAAAAATGAGCTGGAATACATGGATGCTTTTAATGAATTTTATGATGAAATGCTTGAAGAAGCAAACGTTTTGAGCTAA